The Triticum dicoccoides isolate Atlit2015 ecotype Zavitan chromosome 6A, WEW_v2.0, whole genome shotgun sequence genome has a window encoding:
- the LOC119318816 gene encoding uncharacterized protein LOC119318816 — protein MGQGTEVKTREDPKVEIQEKGEVFFFYRPKVDKEEAHSPDDVQRMYVVLRPESGPGRAVEEKQAPDSGKEGKKRKTRHGGDEKGQADGGNEGGHGKEEVNVEEKPLLRLIVMGKKSLPDPAKHGRPFWGYVDLVTTDVEDIKDALKGAEYDTATRGKRHLAAARAMGEGVYRILKHEGRGGRPHTHLVYKLELPSRGGGGDEGGVGEPQEAMNVEPEASFLVQIKNPEQRGGGRGGGGGFGGLQGKRKAAFPEHLQGRFGSNRYAPADPPDLLNYEGCELLLISASDDVEEELGLELQTETEEETEEGAGDGGEGGRAGAGCSDLVKMFGEVADVKPLLSGSWD, from the exons ATGGGTCAAGGCACGGAGGTGAAGACGAGGGAGGACCCCAAAGTGGAGATCCAG GAGAAGGGCGAGGTGTTCTTCTTCTACCGGCCCAAGGTGGACAAGGAGGAGGCGCACAGCCCCGACGACGTGCAGCGGATGTACGTCGTGCTGCGCCCGGAGTCCGGCCCCGGCCGCGCCGTCGAGGAGAAGCAGGCGCCGGACTCCGGCAAGGAGGGCAAGAAGAGGAAGACCCGTCACGGCGGCGATGAGAAGGGCCAGGCGGACGGCGGCAACGAAGGCGGCCACGGGAAGGAG GAGGTTAACGTGGAGGAGAAGCCGCTGCTCCGGCTGATCGTTATGGGGAAGAAGAGCCTGCCGGACCCGGCGAAGCACGGCCGGCCGTTCTGGGGCTACGTCGACCTCGTCACCACCGACGTGGAGGACATCAAGGACGCGCTCAAGGGGGCGGAGTACGACACGGCGACGCGCGGCAAGCGGCACCTGGCCGCGGCGAGGGCGATGGGCGAGGGCGTGTACCGCATCCTCAAGCACGAGGGCCGCGGCGGCCGCCCGCACACCCACCTCGTCTACAAGCTGGAGCTGCcctcgcgcggcggcggcggcgacgagggcggcgtcgGGGAGCCGCAGGAGGCCATGAACGTGGAGCCGGAGGCGTCGTTCCTGGTGCAGATCAAGAACCCGGAGCAGCGCGGCGGGGGCAGGGGCGGAGGCGGAGGGTTCGGCGGGCTGCAGGGCAAGCGGAAGGCCGCGTTCCCGGAGCACCTGCAGGGGCGGTTCGGGAGCAACCGCTACGCGCCGGCCGACCCGCCGGACCTGCTCAACTACGAGGGGTGCGAGCTGCTGCTGATCTCGGCGTCCGACGACGTCGAGGAGGAGCTGGGCCTGGAGCTGCAGACGGAGACGGAGGAGGAGACTGAGGAAGGAGCCGGtgacggcggcgagggcggccgcgCCGGGGCCGGGTGCTCGGACCTGGTGAAGATGTTCGGCGAGGTGGCCGACGTGAAGCCGCTGCTCAGCGGGAGCTGGGACTAG